One Brassica napus cultivar Da-Ae chromosome A5, Da-Ae, whole genome shotgun sequence DNA window includes the following coding sequences:
- the LOC106452984 gene encoding serine/threonine-protein phosphatase 4 regulatory subunit 3 isoform X2 has product MGAAPEKSHSNSNSLQRVKVYHLNEDGKWDDRGTGHVSIDYGERSEELSLCVVDEEDNETLLVHPINTDDIYRKQEDTIISWRDPERSTELALSFQETAGCSYVWLVKKFLPLSMSIPPSFLHLPILLTGIIVFVIFRDQICSMQRNLHFGSLNSETFHSLNSELKELPAVELTTLPLILKIVTESGMTDQMRLTEIILKDHDFFRNLMGVFKICEELENVDGLHMIFNIVKGIILLNSSQILEKIFGDELIMEIIGCLEYDPGVPHSQHHRNFLKEHVVFKEAIPIKDPLVLSKIHQTYRIGYLKDVVLARVVDDAIVANLNSVIHANNAIVVSLLKDDSTFIQELFARLKSPSTSMESKKILVYFLHEFCSLSKSLQVVQQLRLFRDLINEGIFHVIEEVLQIPDKKLVLTGADILMLFLAQDPNLLRSYVVRTEGTPLLGLLLKGMTEDFGEKMHCQFLEIIRTLLDANALSGGVQRANIMDIFYEKHLPELVDVITSSCPDKSANTSEGAAGRIITKPEVLLNICELLCFCIMQDLSRTRCSFLQNNVTEKVFHLTRRKEKYLVVAAIRFVRTLLYVHDDYVQSYVVKNNVLKPIMDVFIANGNRYNLLNSAVLDLLEHIRKGNATLLLKYIVDTFWDQLAPFQCLASIQAFKLKYEQCLETARPKSTADAVDPRRRVEERALDKEEEDYFNEESDEEDSASASNTQKEKPAYNTEKDQAEPHLSNGVDASPSSSSSTRSGGLVDYEDDEDDEDYKPPPLRQSEEDEDELLSLKRKSPLVEREQEPSKKTRLGKRENVFTVLCSTLSHAVRTGKKSQGTSESAAKEPEESRSSEENTRSSSDDEGRKEDDGVACCEHGTSSDNGKLNAEESVVVAQKSSPEMAVNGRAATL; this is encoded by the exons ATGGGCGCCGCCCCGGAGAAGTCTCATTCTAATTCCAATTCGTTGCAG agagTGAAGGTGTATCATTTGAATGAAGATGGTAAATGGGATGATAGAGGAACTGGGCATGTAAGCATCGACTATGGGGAG CGTTCTGAAGAACTCAGTCTATGTGTAGTCGATGAGGAAGATAACGAAACGTTACTTGTGCATCCTATCAACACTGACGATATTTACAGGAAGCAAGAAG ACACAATAATTTCGTGGAGAGACCCTGAGCGCTCAACAGAATTGGCTTTGAGCTTTCAAGAGACTGCCGGGTGCTCTTATGTATGGTTAGTGAAGAAATTTCTCCCATTATCCATGTCTATTCCTCCTTCATTTCTACATCTCCCAATACTCTTGACTGGAATTATTGTTTTTGTAATATTCAGGGATCAAATCTGCAGTATGCAACGAAATTTGCATTTCGGCTCTTTGAACA GTGAAACATTTCACAGCCTGAATAGTGAGTTGAAGGAGCTTCCTGCTGTAGAGCTTACTACACTTCCTCTAATACTGAAG ATTGTTACAGAGAGTGGCATGACAGATCAGATGCGTCTTACTGAAATTATATTGAAGGAT CATGATTTCTTCCGGAATTTGATGGGTGTGTTTAAAATATGTGAGGAATTGGAAAATGTTGATGGTCTTCACATGATATTCAATATCGTCAAGGGAATCA TTCTGCTCAACAGTTCTCAGATCCTTGAGAAAATATTTGGAGATGAGCTGATCATGGAAATTATCGGATGCCTTGAGT ATGATCCTGGTGTTCCTCACTCGCAGCATCACCGGAATTTTCTGAAGGAACATGTCGTTTTTAAGGAG GCAATACCAATTAAAGATCCCTTAGTCCTGTCAAAGATACACCAAACCTACAGAATCGGTTACTTGAAG GATGTTGTTTTGGCTAGAGTTGTAGATGATGCTATTGTTGCAAACTTGAATTCAGTAATCCATGCGAACAATGCCATT GTTGTTTCATTGCTGAAGGATGATAGCACTTTTATTCAAGAATTATTTGCAAGGTTGAAGTCACCGTCTACATCTATGGAATCCAAGAAAATTTTG GTATATTTCCTGCACGAATTTTGTAGTTTAAGCAAGAGCCTCCAAGTGGTGCAGCAGCTACGGCTTTTTAG GGACCTTATTAATGAAGGGATTTTTCATGTCATAGAGGAAGTCTTGCAGATTCCCGACAAAAAACTCGTATTAACTGG GGCAGATATCCTGATGCTTTTCTTGGCTCAAGACCCCAACCTTTTACGTTCTTATGTTGTTCGTACAGAAGGAACCCCCCTGCTCGGCCTCCTG TTGAAGGGAATGACGGAAGACTTTGGTGAAAAGATGCATTGCCAATTTCTAGAAATTATCCGAACATTACTGGATGCAAATGCATTGTCTGGTGGAGTTCAG AGAGCGAATATCATGGATATTTTCTATGAGAAGCATCTACCTGAGTTAGTGGATGTTATTACTTCCTCATGTCCTGACAAGTCAGCCAACACATCTGAAGGCGCAGCCGGAAGGATCATCACAAAGCCTGAAGTCCTACTGAACATATGTGAACTGCTGTGCTTTTGCATCATGCAAGATTTATCTAGAACGAG ATGCAGTTTTCTCCAAAACAACGTGACTGAAAAGGTCTTCCATCTCACACGGAGAAAAGAAAAATACCTAGTGGTTGCCGCTATTCGATTTGTCCGTACTCTCCTATATGTGCAT GATGATTATGTCCAGAGTTACGTTGTTAAGAACAATGTTCTGAAACCGATTATGGATGTCTTCATTGCCAATGGGAACCGGTACAATCTACTGAACTCTGCCGTCTTGGATCTGCTTGAGCACATACGCAAG GGAAATGCGACTCTGTTACTCAAATACATAGTTGATACGTTCTGGGATCAGTTGGCCCCGTTTCAGTGCTTGGCCTCCATCCAGGCTTTCAAGCTCAAGTATGAACAG TGCTTAGAAACTGCCAGACCGAAAAGCACAGCTGATGCTGTTGATCCGAGAAGAAGAGTTGAGGAGCGTGCTTTGGATAAAGAGGAGGAAGATTATTTCAACGAAGAGAG CGATGAAGAAGATTCTGCATCTGCTTCGAATACACAAAAGGAAAAACCTGCTTATAATACAGAGAAAGATCAAGCAGAGCCTCATCTTTCAAATGGAGTGGATGCaagcccttcttcttcttccag CACGAGGTCTGGAGGCTTAGTTGACTATGAggacgatgaagatgatgaagactATAAGCCTCCTCCTCTGAGGCAGTCAGAGGAGGACGAAGACGAGCTCCTTAGCTTGAAACGCAAATCCCCTTTGGTGGAAAGAGAACAAGAGCCATCCAAAAAAACACGGCTGGGTAAAAGAGAAAATGTGTTTACTGTGCTGTGCTCGACGCTGAGCCATGCAGTGCGAACGGGCAAGAAAAGTCAAGGCACGTCTGAATCTGCAGCCAAGGAACCTGAGGAATCTAGAAGTAGTGAAGAGAATACTAGAAGCAGTTCAGATGATGAAGGCCGTAAGGAGGATGATGGAGTTGCCTGTTGTGAACACGGAACATCATCAGACAATGGAAAGCTGAATGCGGAAGAATCCGTGGTAGTAGCTCAAAAATCATCACCTGAGATGGCTGTAAATGGCCGTGCAGCCACActataa
- the LOC106452984 gene encoding serine/threonine-protein phosphatase 4 regulatory subunit 3 isoform X1 — MGAAPEKSHSNSNSLQRVKVYHLNEDGKWDDRGTGHVSIDYGERSEELSLCVVDEEDNETLLVHPINTDDIYRKQEDTIISWRDPERSTELALSFQETAGCSYVWLVKKFLPLSMSIPPSFLHLPILLTGIIVFVIFRDQICSMQRNLHFGSLNSETFHSLNSELKELPAVELTTLPLILKIVTESGMTDQMRLTEIILKDHDFFRNLMGVFKICEELENVDGLHMIFNIVKGIILLNSSQILEKIFGDELIMEIIGCLEYDPGVPHSQHHRNFLKEHVVFKEAIPIKDPLVLSKIHQTYRIGYLKDVVLARVVDDAIVANLNSVIHANNAIVVSLLKDDSTFIQELFARLKSPSTSMESKKILVYFLHEFCSLSKSLQVVQQLRLFRDLINEGIFHVIEEVLQIPDKKLVLTGADILMLFLAQDPNLLRSYVVRTEGTPLLGLLLKGMTEDFGEKMHCQFLEIIRTLLDANALSGGVQQRANIMDIFYEKHLPELVDVITSSCPDKSANTSEGAAGRIITKPEVLLNICELLCFCIMQDLSRTRCSFLQNNVTEKVFHLTRRKEKYLVVAAIRFVRTLLYVHDDYVQSYVVKNNVLKPIMDVFIANGNRYNLLNSAVLDLLEHIRKGNATLLLKYIVDTFWDQLAPFQCLASIQAFKLKYEQCLETARPKSTADAVDPRRRVEERALDKEEEDYFNEESDEEDSASASNTQKEKPAYNTEKDQAEPHLSNGVDASPSSSSSTRSGGLVDYEDDEDDEDYKPPPLRQSEEDEDELLSLKRKSPLVEREQEPSKKTRLGKRENVFTVLCSTLSHAVRTGKKSQGTSESAAKEPEESRSSEENTRSSSDDEGRKEDDGVACCEHGTSSDNGKLNAEESVVVAQKSSPEMAVNGRAATL; from the exons ATGGGCGCCGCCCCGGAGAAGTCTCATTCTAATTCCAATTCGTTGCAG agagTGAAGGTGTATCATTTGAATGAAGATGGTAAATGGGATGATAGAGGAACTGGGCATGTAAGCATCGACTATGGGGAG CGTTCTGAAGAACTCAGTCTATGTGTAGTCGATGAGGAAGATAACGAAACGTTACTTGTGCATCCTATCAACACTGACGATATTTACAGGAAGCAAGAAG ACACAATAATTTCGTGGAGAGACCCTGAGCGCTCAACAGAATTGGCTTTGAGCTTTCAAGAGACTGCCGGGTGCTCTTATGTATGGTTAGTGAAGAAATTTCTCCCATTATCCATGTCTATTCCTCCTTCATTTCTACATCTCCCAATACTCTTGACTGGAATTATTGTTTTTGTAATATTCAGGGATCAAATCTGCAGTATGCAACGAAATTTGCATTTCGGCTCTTTGAACA GTGAAACATTTCACAGCCTGAATAGTGAGTTGAAGGAGCTTCCTGCTGTAGAGCTTACTACACTTCCTCTAATACTGAAG ATTGTTACAGAGAGTGGCATGACAGATCAGATGCGTCTTACTGAAATTATATTGAAGGAT CATGATTTCTTCCGGAATTTGATGGGTGTGTTTAAAATATGTGAGGAATTGGAAAATGTTGATGGTCTTCACATGATATTCAATATCGTCAAGGGAATCA TTCTGCTCAACAGTTCTCAGATCCTTGAGAAAATATTTGGAGATGAGCTGATCATGGAAATTATCGGATGCCTTGAGT ATGATCCTGGTGTTCCTCACTCGCAGCATCACCGGAATTTTCTGAAGGAACATGTCGTTTTTAAGGAG GCAATACCAATTAAAGATCCCTTAGTCCTGTCAAAGATACACCAAACCTACAGAATCGGTTACTTGAAG GATGTTGTTTTGGCTAGAGTTGTAGATGATGCTATTGTTGCAAACTTGAATTCAGTAATCCATGCGAACAATGCCATT GTTGTTTCATTGCTGAAGGATGATAGCACTTTTATTCAAGAATTATTTGCAAGGTTGAAGTCACCGTCTACATCTATGGAATCCAAGAAAATTTTG GTATATTTCCTGCACGAATTTTGTAGTTTAAGCAAGAGCCTCCAAGTGGTGCAGCAGCTACGGCTTTTTAG GGACCTTATTAATGAAGGGATTTTTCATGTCATAGAGGAAGTCTTGCAGATTCCCGACAAAAAACTCGTATTAACTGG GGCAGATATCCTGATGCTTTTCTTGGCTCAAGACCCCAACCTTTTACGTTCTTATGTTGTTCGTACAGAAGGAACCCCCCTGCTCGGCCTCCTG TTGAAGGGAATGACGGAAGACTTTGGTGAAAAGATGCATTGCCAATTTCTAGAAATTATCCGAACATTACTGGATGCAAATGCATTGTCTGGTGGAGTTCAG CAGAGAGCGAATATCATGGATATTTTCTATGAGAAGCATCTACCTGAGTTAGTGGATGTTATTACTTCCTCATGTCCTGACAAGTCAGCCAACACATCTGAAGGCGCAGCCGGAAGGATCATCACAAAGCCTGAAGTCCTACTGAACATATGTGAACTGCTGTGCTTTTGCATCATGCAAGATTTATCTAGAACGAG ATGCAGTTTTCTCCAAAACAACGTGACTGAAAAGGTCTTCCATCTCACACGGAGAAAAGAAAAATACCTAGTGGTTGCCGCTATTCGATTTGTCCGTACTCTCCTATATGTGCAT GATGATTATGTCCAGAGTTACGTTGTTAAGAACAATGTTCTGAAACCGATTATGGATGTCTTCATTGCCAATGGGAACCGGTACAATCTACTGAACTCTGCCGTCTTGGATCTGCTTGAGCACATACGCAAG GGAAATGCGACTCTGTTACTCAAATACATAGTTGATACGTTCTGGGATCAGTTGGCCCCGTTTCAGTGCTTGGCCTCCATCCAGGCTTTCAAGCTCAAGTATGAACAG TGCTTAGAAACTGCCAGACCGAAAAGCACAGCTGATGCTGTTGATCCGAGAAGAAGAGTTGAGGAGCGTGCTTTGGATAAAGAGGAGGAAGATTATTTCAACGAAGAGAG CGATGAAGAAGATTCTGCATCTGCTTCGAATACACAAAAGGAAAAACCTGCTTATAATACAGAGAAAGATCAAGCAGAGCCTCATCTTTCAAATGGAGTGGATGCaagcccttcttcttcttccag CACGAGGTCTGGAGGCTTAGTTGACTATGAggacgatgaagatgatgaagactATAAGCCTCCTCCTCTGAGGCAGTCAGAGGAGGACGAAGACGAGCTCCTTAGCTTGAAACGCAAATCCCCTTTGGTGGAAAGAGAACAAGAGCCATCCAAAAAAACACGGCTGGGTAAAAGAGAAAATGTGTTTACTGTGCTGTGCTCGACGCTGAGCCATGCAGTGCGAACGGGCAAGAAAAGTCAAGGCACGTCTGAATCTGCAGCCAAGGAACCTGAGGAATCTAGAAGTAGTGAAGAGAATACTAGAAGCAGTTCAGATGATGAAGGCCGTAAGGAGGATGATGGAGTTGCCTGTTGTGAACACGGAACATCATCAGACAATGGAAAGCTGAATGCGGAAGAATCCGTGGTAGTAGCTCAAAAATCATCACCTGAGATGGCTGTAAATGGCCGTGCAGCCACActataa
- the LOC106452984 gene encoding serine/threonine-protein phosphatase 4 regulatory subunit 3 isoform X3, producing MGAAPEKSHSNSNSLQRVKVYHLNEDGKWDDRGTGHVSIDYGERSEELSLCVVDEEDNETLLVHPINTDDIYRKQEDTIISWRDPERSTELALSFQETAGCSYVWDQICSMQRNLHFGSLNSETFHSLNSELKELPAVELTTLPLILKIVTESGMTDQMRLTEIILKDHDFFRNLMGVFKICEELENVDGLHMIFNIVKGIILLNSSQILEKIFGDELIMEIIGCLEYDPGVPHSQHHRNFLKEHVVFKEAIPIKDPLVLSKIHQTYRIGYLKDVVLARVVDDAIVANLNSVIHANNAIVVSLLKDDSTFIQELFARLKSPSTSMESKKILVYFLHEFCSLSKSLQVVQQLRLFRDLINEGIFHVIEEVLQIPDKKLVLTGADILMLFLAQDPNLLRSYVVRTEGTPLLGLLLKGMTEDFGEKMHCQFLEIIRTLLDANALSGGVQQRANIMDIFYEKHLPELVDVITSSCPDKSANTSEGAAGRIITKPEVLLNICELLCFCIMQDLSRTRCSFLQNNVTEKVFHLTRRKEKYLVVAAIRFVRTLLYVHDDYVQSYVVKNNVLKPIMDVFIANGNRYNLLNSAVLDLLEHIRKGNATLLLKYIVDTFWDQLAPFQCLASIQAFKLKYEQCLETARPKSTADAVDPRRRVEERALDKEEEDYFNEESDEEDSASASNTQKEKPAYNTEKDQAEPHLSNGVDASPSSSSSTRSGGLVDYEDDEDDEDYKPPPLRQSEEDEDELLSLKRKSPLVEREQEPSKKTRLGKRENVFTVLCSTLSHAVRTGKKSQGTSESAAKEPEESRSSEENTRSSSDDEGRKEDDGVACCEHGTSSDNGKLNAEESVVVAQKSSPEMAVNGRAATL from the exons ATGGGCGCCGCCCCGGAGAAGTCTCATTCTAATTCCAATTCGTTGCAG agagTGAAGGTGTATCATTTGAATGAAGATGGTAAATGGGATGATAGAGGAACTGGGCATGTAAGCATCGACTATGGGGAG CGTTCTGAAGAACTCAGTCTATGTGTAGTCGATGAGGAAGATAACGAAACGTTACTTGTGCATCCTATCAACACTGACGATATTTACAGGAAGCAAGAAG ACACAATAATTTCGTGGAGAGACCCTGAGCGCTCAACAGAATTGGCTTTGAGCTTTCAAGAGACTGCCGGGTGCTCTTATGTATG GGATCAAATCTGCAGTATGCAACGAAATTTGCATTTCGGCTCTTTGAACA GTGAAACATTTCACAGCCTGAATAGTGAGTTGAAGGAGCTTCCTGCTGTAGAGCTTACTACACTTCCTCTAATACTGAAG ATTGTTACAGAGAGTGGCATGACAGATCAGATGCGTCTTACTGAAATTATATTGAAGGAT CATGATTTCTTCCGGAATTTGATGGGTGTGTTTAAAATATGTGAGGAATTGGAAAATGTTGATGGTCTTCACATGATATTCAATATCGTCAAGGGAATCA TTCTGCTCAACAGTTCTCAGATCCTTGAGAAAATATTTGGAGATGAGCTGATCATGGAAATTATCGGATGCCTTGAGT ATGATCCTGGTGTTCCTCACTCGCAGCATCACCGGAATTTTCTGAAGGAACATGTCGTTTTTAAGGAG GCAATACCAATTAAAGATCCCTTAGTCCTGTCAAAGATACACCAAACCTACAGAATCGGTTACTTGAAG GATGTTGTTTTGGCTAGAGTTGTAGATGATGCTATTGTTGCAAACTTGAATTCAGTAATCCATGCGAACAATGCCATT GTTGTTTCATTGCTGAAGGATGATAGCACTTTTATTCAAGAATTATTTGCAAGGTTGAAGTCACCGTCTACATCTATGGAATCCAAGAAAATTTTG GTATATTTCCTGCACGAATTTTGTAGTTTAAGCAAGAGCCTCCAAGTGGTGCAGCAGCTACGGCTTTTTAG GGACCTTATTAATGAAGGGATTTTTCATGTCATAGAGGAAGTCTTGCAGATTCCCGACAAAAAACTCGTATTAACTGG GGCAGATATCCTGATGCTTTTCTTGGCTCAAGACCCCAACCTTTTACGTTCTTATGTTGTTCGTACAGAAGGAACCCCCCTGCTCGGCCTCCTG TTGAAGGGAATGACGGAAGACTTTGGTGAAAAGATGCATTGCCAATTTCTAGAAATTATCCGAACATTACTGGATGCAAATGCATTGTCTGGTGGAGTTCAG CAGAGAGCGAATATCATGGATATTTTCTATGAGAAGCATCTACCTGAGTTAGTGGATGTTATTACTTCCTCATGTCCTGACAAGTCAGCCAACACATCTGAAGGCGCAGCCGGAAGGATCATCACAAAGCCTGAAGTCCTACTGAACATATGTGAACTGCTGTGCTTTTGCATCATGCAAGATTTATCTAGAACGAG ATGCAGTTTTCTCCAAAACAACGTGACTGAAAAGGTCTTCCATCTCACACGGAGAAAAGAAAAATACCTAGTGGTTGCCGCTATTCGATTTGTCCGTACTCTCCTATATGTGCAT GATGATTATGTCCAGAGTTACGTTGTTAAGAACAATGTTCTGAAACCGATTATGGATGTCTTCATTGCCAATGGGAACCGGTACAATCTACTGAACTCTGCCGTCTTGGATCTGCTTGAGCACATACGCAAG GGAAATGCGACTCTGTTACTCAAATACATAGTTGATACGTTCTGGGATCAGTTGGCCCCGTTTCAGTGCTTGGCCTCCATCCAGGCTTTCAAGCTCAAGTATGAACAG TGCTTAGAAACTGCCAGACCGAAAAGCACAGCTGATGCTGTTGATCCGAGAAGAAGAGTTGAGGAGCGTGCTTTGGATAAAGAGGAGGAAGATTATTTCAACGAAGAGAG CGATGAAGAAGATTCTGCATCTGCTTCGAATACACAAAAGGAAAAACCTGCTTATAATACAGAGAAAGATCAAGCAGAGCCTCATCTTTCAAATGGAGTGGATGCaagcccttcttcttcttccag CACGAGGTCTGGAGGCTTAGTTGACTATGAggacgatgaagatgatgaagactATAAGCCTCCTCCTCTGAGGCAGTCAGAGGAGGACGAAGACGAGCTCCTTAGCTTGAAACGCAAATCCCCTTTGGTGGAAAGAGAACAAGAGCCATCCAAAAAAACACGGCTGGGTAAAAGAGAAAATGTGTTTACTGTGCTGTGCTCGACGCTGAGCCATGCAGTGCGAACGGGCAAGAAAAGTCAAGGCACGTCTGAATCTGCAGCCAAGGAACCTGAGGAATCTAGAAGTAGTGAAGAGAATACTAGAAGCAGTTCAGATGATGAAGGCCGTAAGGAGGATGATGGAGTTGCCTGTTGTGAACACGGAACATCATCAGACAATGGAAAGCTGAATGCGGAAGAATCCGTGGTAGTAGCTCAAAAATCATCACCTGAGATGGCTGTAAATGGCCGTGCAGCCACActataa
- the LOC106452984 gene encoding serine/threonine-protein phosphatase 4 regulatory subunit 3 isoform X4, translating to MGAAPEKSHSNSNSLQRVKVYHLNEDGKWDDRGTGHVSIDYGERSEELSLCVVDEEDNETLLVHPINTDDIYRKQEDTIISWRDPERSTELALSFQETAGCSYVWDQICSMQRNLHFGSLNSETFHSLNSELKELPAVELTTLPLILKIVTESGMTDQMRLTEIILKDHDFFRNLMGVFKICEELENVDGLHMIFNIVKGIILLNSSQILEKIFGDELIMEIIGCLEYDPGVPHSQHHRNFLKEHVVFKEAIPIKDPLVLSKIHQTYRIGYLKDVVLARVVDDAIVANLNSVIHANNAIVVSLLKDDSTFIQELFARLKSPSTSMESKKILVYFLHEFCSLSKSLQVVQQLRLFRDLINEGIFHVIEEVLQIPDKKLVLTGADILMLFLAQDPNLLRSYVVRTEGTPLLGLLLKGMTEDFGEKMHCQFLEIIRTLLDANALSGGVQRANIMDIFYEKHLPELVDVITSSCPDKSANTSEGAAGRIITKPEVLLNICELLCFCIMQDLSRTRCSFLQNNVTEKVFHLTRRKEKYLVVAAIRFVRTLLYVHDDYVQSYVVKNNVLKPIMDVFIANGNRYNLLNSAVLDLLEHIRKGNATLLLKYIVDTFWDQLAPFQCLASIQAFKLKYEQCLETARPKSTADAVDPRRRVEERALDKEEEDYFNEESDEEDSASASNTQKEKPAYNTEKDQAEPHLSNGVDASPSSSSSTRSGGLVDYEDDEDDEDYKPPPLRQSEEDEDELLSLKRKSPLVEREQEPSKKTRLGKRENVFTVLCSTLSHAVRTGKKSQGTSESAAKEPEESRSSEENTRSSSDDEGRKEDDGVACCEHGTSSDNGKLNAEESVVVAQKSSPEMAVNGRAATL from the exons ATGGGCGCCGCCCCGGAGAAGTCTCATTCTAATTCCAATTCGTTGCAG agagTGAAGGTGTATCATTTGAATGAAGATGGTAAATGGGATGATAGAGGAACTGGGCATGTAAGCATCGACTATGGGGAG CGTTCTGAAGAACTCAGTCTATGTGTAGTCGATGAGGAAGATAACGAAACGTTACTTGTGCATCCTATCAACACTGACGATATTTACAGGAAGCAAGAAG ACACAATAATTTCGTGGAGAGACCCTGAGCGCTCAACAGAATTGGCTTTGAGCTTTCAAGAGACTGCCGGGTGCTCTTATGTATG GGATCAAATCTGCAGTATGCAACGAAATTTGCATTTCGGCTCTTTGAACA GTGAAACATTTCACAGCCTGAATAGTGAGTTGAAGGAGCTTCCTGCTGTAGAGCTTACTACACTTCCTCTAATACTGAAG ATTGTTACAGAGAGTGGCATGACAGATCAGATGCGTCTTACTGAAATTATATTGAAGGAT CATGATTTCTTCCGGAATTTGATGGGTGTGTTTAAAATATGTGAGGAATTGGAAAATGTTGATGGTCTTCACATGATATTCAATATCGTCAAGGGAATCA TTCTGCTCAACAGTTCTCAGATCCTTGAGAAAATATTTGGAGATGAGCTGATCATGGAAATTATCGGATGCCTTGAGT ATGATCCTGGTGTTCCTCACTCGCAGCATCACCGGAATTTTCTGAAGGAACATGTCGTTTTTAAGGAG GCAATACCAATTAAAGATCCCTTAGTCCTGTCAAAGATACACCAAACCTACAGAATCGGTTACTTGAAG GATGTTGTTTTGGCTAGAGTTGTAGATGATGCTATTGTTGCAAACTTGAATTCAGTAATCCATGCGAACAATGCCATT GTTGTTTCATTGCTGAAGGATGATAGCACTTTTATTCAAGAATTATTTGCAAGGTTGAAGTCACCGTCTACATCTATGGAATCCAAGAAAATTTTG GTATATTTCCTGCACGAATTTTGTAGTTTAAGCAAGAGCCTCCAAGTGGTGCAGCAGCTACGGCTTTTTAG GGACCTTATTAATGAAGGGATTTTTCATGTCATAGAGGAAGTCTTGCAGATTCCCGACAAAAAACTCGTATTAACTGG GGCAGATATCCTGATGCTTTTCTTGGCTCAAGACCCCAACCTTTTACGTTCTTATGTTGTTCGTACAGAAGGAACCCCCCTGCTCGGCCTCCTG TTGAAGGGAATGACGGAAGACTTTGGTGAAAAGATGCATTGCCAATTTCTAGAAATTATCCGAACATTACTGGATGCAAATGCATTGTCTGGTGGAGTTCAG AGAGCGAATATCATGGATATTTTCTATGAGAAGCATCTACCTGAGTTAGTGGATGTTATTACTTCCTCATGTCCTGACAAGTCAGCCAACACATCTGAAGGCGCAGCCGGAAGGATCATCACAAAGCCTGAAGTCCTACTGAACATATGTGAACTGCTGTGCTTTTGCATCATGCAAGATTTATCTAGAACGAG ATGCAGTTTTCTCCAAAACAACGTGACTGAAAAGGTCTTCCATCTCACACGGAGAAAAGAAAAATACCTAGTGGTTGCCGCTATTCGATTTGTCCGTACTCTCCTATATGTGCAT GATGATTATGTCCAGAGTTACGTTGTTAAGAACAATGTTCTGAAACCGATTATGGATGTCTTCATTGCCAATGGGAACCGGTACAATCTACTGAACTCTGCCGTCTTGGATCTGCTTGAGCACATACGCAAG GGAAATGCGACTCTGTTACTCAAATACATAGTTGATACGTTCTGGGATCAGTTGGCCCCGTTTCAGTGCTTGGCCTCCATCCAGGCTTTCAAGCTCAAGTATGAACAG TGCTTAGAAACTGCCAGACCGAAAAGCACAGCTGATGCTGTTGATCCGAGAAGAAGAGTTGAGGAGCGTGCTTTGGATAAAGAGGAGGAAGATTATTTCAACGAAGAGAG CGATGAAGAAGATTCTGCATCTGCTTCGAATACACAAAAGGAAAAACCTGCTTATAATACAGAGAAAGATCAAGCAGAGCCTCATCTTTCAAATGGAGTGGATGCaagcccttcttcttcttccag CACGAGGTCTGGAGGCTTAGTTGACTATGAggacgatgaagatgatgaagactATAAGCCTCCTCCTCTGAGGCAGTCAGAGGAGGACGAAGACGAGCTCCTTAGCTTGAAACGCAAATCCCCTTTGGTGGAAAGAGAACAAGAGCCATCCAAAAAAACACGGCTGGGTAAAAGAGAAAATGTGTTTACTGTGCTGTGCTCGACGCTGAGCCATGCAGTGCGAACGGGCAAGAAAAGTCAAGGCACGTCTGAATCTGCAGCCAAGGAACCTGAGGAATCTAGAAGTAGTGAAGAGAATACTAGAAGCAGTTCAGATGATGAAGGCCGTAAGGAGGATGATGGAGTTGCCTGTTGTGAACACGGAACATCATCAGACAATGGAAAGCTGAATGCGGAAGAATCCGTGGTAGTAGCTCAAAAATCATCACCTGAGATGGCTGTAAATGGCCGTGCAGCCACActataa